The genomic stretch TCGTAAAGTAAAAGGTTTTTATCTCTATGTTAGTAAAAGAGGCTAGGCTTTTAGCAGACAAAAATATTTTTAAGTATCTATGTTAGTGAACACATGGAAAACTTACAAATGTTGTAATGTTGTATGCAACCACGACTTCTAGAGATGTGACTCGATGTAATCTCTTTACACAATTTTTAAATAATTACTgtcttaaaaaaattaaatttataggTGATCATAACGCCACACCAAAATATACTCTGTCACTAAAAAATGTCTTAAAAAAACTAAATTTGTAATACATTTTCATCATCATATAGTGAATGACAGAGTACATTTCATTATTACCGTTATCATTTCCAGAGATTAATTACAAAATAGCCAATCATTTGGTTGAGAAACTAGTACAAAACCTAGGCCCAAAATCCAAATACAGCTTCAAAACAGTGCAAAAGCACAAGGATGGAACTTGGAAGCCATGTTGCACTTACCTAATGGAGGTAAGGTTAATTTGTTGCTTAGAGATGACAAGTAATCAACGCAATTATTCACCACAAATTCTTATATATCCGTCTTAATTACAAAACGAGTTAAAATAATTATAAGAGAATACCTAAAGAAATCAATTAACTTGGCTTATCTACCTATATGAGCCAATATTTGGCCTGTCGTAAATTTAAAACAGATATAAACGTTTTAAAAAAGACCAACTATTATTACTTAGTATATTCAAATCAACGGTCAGATCTTGTCCCCCAACGTTGATGGGCCTACACAGTTGTACAAGATTCGACCCTCTAACTGTCAAGCCCAACACAGAGACAGTGCCAGTCAAGCCCGGCCCCGATAGCGACccaacatgttactaacccagtAGGGTTCCGGGTCACCATGCCCCACTTTTTTTAGTGGTAGGAAAGGGTGCGTCCTTTTGTTATGGGCCCACTAATGGATTGATGGTCCAAAAAGATAAGGGTATGATGAAAGCCGACGACTCTTTTATAAGACTGTCTTATGATAAAATGAGCTTAATACAAGGTAGAACTAAGATATTACTCCGtataaatgtatgatacttgttTGAATTAACCTTCAATTTTATTATCCTAACGTTCAGACGAAAATGGTCGTTTGAAATAAGAATTACTCTTACATTTGAGCTTATTATTATCTGACTAAATTTACTCATATGATCGTCCTATAAAAGGAGAGCTATTTTTCCTTTGGGGTCAGTCTATGAAACGGTAttaatttcgtttttttttaggTGCAATATAAAACGGTGCTATAATTTGTGTGAGGAGAGGGATTGCCTGTGAGTTGTGACAGTCTGAGTAATGGGCCAATATTTCTGGTAAATGGCCCAATTTGATGGATTGAACAAACATTAAAGTGGGCCGACAGGAACTTGGTGTAATAGTGACCTAGTGAAGTAGTCATTTACTTGCCAGTTATTGTAAGGTGTCAGTCACTCTCTCTCTGGGTAGATTGATGTACTTCTCCGTTTCGGTTATTTGTCTACCTATTCTATTTATagatgtctcaattaattgtttatcTTTTTTCTATTAAGATTATTTTTGAatgtaatttgattattcacataacatattgtcaatttgtcaccCCAATTACAATACTTATAAATGATCCCTCTACTTTTTTCTTGCTGTATGTGTTAAAACCAAAGACAAATAAATGATGGGAAACGGAAGGAGTATGAGCTAAGGTGACTTGGTTAGTGTAAGGTAAGTAGGTAACTAGGTTGGGAAAGTAAGGGTAACTTCGACATATAAGAATGAAATATCTGACAATTAGAAATGGAAGTGAGTCGTGCCTCGTGTCGGTCTATTGTGTCTGGAGAAGAAAATGACACAACTTAGGCATGAGAATGTTGGCTTCGTGCCGTGACTAGGTGAAATGGAAATGACGGCCCAGGCACGACCCACGATCCAGTGCCGTGCTTGGACATGCCCAAACAATTCCTCAAATTCAGCCTTATCTCTTTGTATTTTGAGCATGCCCAAGCGTGCCATGTCATGTCTTGGTTAGACACGATCTTTTTTCTCAAACTTTGACCCAAGCACAACCCACGATGGTGGGCCAGTCTAATAGCCCGCGTGCCCACTTCTGCCTCTAGGGACAATCTAAGCGCGTTTGAACAAGGTAAACCTCATACTCGGATCTCAGTTATCTGAACCGAGTTATTCTGATGTACTTCACTATACATGTAGCCTAAACCAAAGGTTCATAGCATGTCACCGGTGGGTCAGCTCACATAAATTCTATGATTGTAACATGAGCTTATATGTACCTGTAGAGACTATTCCCACCTTctatcagaaaaaaaaaaacattgttaAGCAGCGGGCAGAGTTAGGATTCAAGTTTAGAGGGCGAAAAATTTTAGGGGGAGGGGGCGACgctcgaaaaaatttcggaaattttaactaaaaatttcgaaaattccaTCTGTCGGGGAGACGAGCGTTCCTGCTAGCCCCCTAACTCCACCACTGTCGTTAAGTGTAAATGTGTAACCCGTGAAGGGTGAGCCACATTGTGAATATTCATGGTTGATGTTTTACACAAGTTACTGTtaaattgacatttgacaaaacaTGTCTATTTTTGTACGTTCCTCATATTGTATCTAGAAATGTAACATTTCAGAAGGCATAATAAAGGCTTGAGATATTAATGTGACAAATTTTGTGGAAATTATCCTGTCCTTGTATATGTGCCAAACAACCCTATGTGTCGTTCCATCAACCATAAGGACCTTACCTAACCTCTCGTTCGCGTCATTTTTTTATCGTCCCCTTTTTTTTCATGTAAAATACTAGACGCGTGTAGGCGTACCATCCAAAACCTGTTCATCCTCATAATCTTGAATTTGTTCGCCACTCTGAGAGCAACGGAAATGAAGCATGGACTCAGGCCCCTTCTTTACATCATAAAATAAATACTAGACGCGTGTAGGCGTACCAGAACCTATTATCCTCTATTATGAAACGTAAACGTATGGAAGCATAAAGTGTATGATTGTATTTCTTATTTTGAGTATATACATAACAAATATCGCTTATTTACGCGTTTATTCGTGTTTTCGATTCCTGTCAAAAGACATTAACCCTAAGTCCCTAACCCAACTCATTTAAGTTTCGTGTTGTgtcgtgtcaacccaattacttaaatgggttaCAACGTCTCGACCTTAACCCGCAAACTTCGTGTCAggttcatgttgtattttcgggTCGTGTCAATGATTGCCGCCTCTATATAATACTAAGGCAGCATATAAAAATGAAAATAGATAACTTTCGAATAATGCTATCTAAAACGGAAATAGACAACTTTTCCCAAAGACTGACGGAGTAATTGTTCGATTAACGGGTGATAGTAAATAAGAAGGgttttatatgtattttttttggtgttgaccaggagtatcccctaccgacagctggggcaatctccttcggggtacggaaggcaatttaatgggttgacccctcccaagttttgcattttcattcgcaagagtcaggaatcgaacccctaaCCACTTGTTTAATAGACGatagcccttaccactcacaccagccaactttggtaggGTTTTATATGTATAGTCTGCGTTTTTTTGGCTACAAAATAATGTCATCATCAATGAGCAAGATATTCCAACGTCTAAAACCTAAAACCCGTTTTTGCGAAGGAGGAATCCATCTATCATGGCCTTCACCTCCGGTCACTCCTCGACAACATCGATTCCCTCGACAAGTTCCTAATATAATCAACCCTTCGGAACATCCTTTGACTCTTTTCGAAAGCACATACTATCTTCTTGCACCTAAGGACCGTGGACCGGAACGTCAACGTCAAAAGCCATGGATAGTTCGAGTTGAGGAAGTCGATCCTACGACATGGCGACTTCTTAACCCTTTGTGTGGTATTAGTGGTTTATTTGAAAAGACTAACCCGCCGATCATGGGTAGAATAACGTCGGACCCATCAAATTACCTTATTAAGGAACTCGCTACGTCATATACCCTAGTTGATGACCATAGCGAAGAAAAAAGGTTAGAAAAGAAAGCGTCTAAGGTTATCCCGTCTACATGTATGAATCAATCCGAAGAAGTTAAACTATTAGCTATCGATTGGGATAAGAAATTGTATTTATGGCAGCAAGGGGACGAGTATTGGACTCAcatacttgatgatgatgataaccgGTATGGTTTCTTGGATATTGTGTCGTGTAAGGGTAAATTCTACGCGGTTGATCAATTAGGAAGATTTTTTGAAATTGATCCAACCAAGTCGGTTAAAGAGAAAGGATTCAGTAAGATCATTTCCGCCCCTGAGGAAGATGCTAAGTACTATAAGCGCCTTTTAACGggagactcagactcagactcagagtATAATGCTGAGTACTATAAGCGCCTTTTAATGGGAGACTCAGAGTATAATGGGCGGGTGCCTTTGGTTTCGGCCCATAAGAAAATAATTGGCGACTACTATAATCCTCTTTTAATGGGAGAGTATAATGGGCAGGTTTATTTGGTTTTAAGGTCGGATGAAGAAAACATATATACCTACGTACTAGAAGATGGACATGGTCGAGAACCTCAAAAATGGCGTCTCACCGCGAATTTGAACAACAATGTGCTATTTATACTAAATGAGGTCTGATATACTCCCTTTCTGTCACAAAAACCTTCCCATTTGACTTTACCAGTATAGTAATGTTTTCTTTCTGTCACAAAGACGACCTTTCCATTTGACTTTACCAGTAACGTAATGTCTCATTTCTGTCACAAAGACCTTCTCATTTGACATTTCCTTTCTGTCACAAAGACCTTCCCATTTGAGTTTACCAGTAACTAACGTAATGTTTCCTTTTTGTCACAAAGACCTTCCCATTTAACTTTACCAGTAACGTGTAATGTTTTTTCTTCGTGTTACAGGTATCATTTTACTTACAGGCAAATGTACTAGAGCGTGAATTCGAAGGGAACTGGGTTTGcttcattgatgatttaaccaagGCTTCTAATCCAAATGACTCATTCGGATATGTAGGGGAAATAGCCGGAACAGCTTATGACTCCGACCACAACGTAGGATTGAAAGGACTCAAATCGTTAGTGTATCCATGCTATTATAAACACTTTGCAAGAGGCGGTCTATCCGAAGAAGTCAAGTGCTTTTATTCTTTGTCAGATCATGAATATGTTTCGCTTTTCTTCCCACCACCACCTTGGATTCAATACTATGCACTCGATGATGATAAAACCCATCCTTGTATTCGGTTTGATAAATGTATGCTCGAGAAGTACGAATTTTTTTAAAGTTTCATTAcctttaaaatcatttttttttttgggtagcTGACAAGAAAGGTTTACAATAACTAGTGACCCATAGCCCTTTTAGCAAGGTTATGAGCCCTCTTTTGTTGAATGGCATTATATTTCGCAATTAAATTGCATTTCTAAATCCGATATTTATATAATTGCGTCATTTTTAATATTCGTAAGGCGTATTATTGTGAGACTCACTTCCAACTGTGTTCTAAATCTGATATCTGATACTCGAATTATATAAGTGCGTCATTTTTACGTCTCATGACGAAGCCAGGGCTATGCTTGGCATCCTCCTGAGCAAAAGACAGCCTTGCAACGCGATGTACTGGTGGCCAAATAAGGAAGGATAGGGTGTTTTAAGGTGTGATCGGCTTACATGTTGACTGTGAAAACAATGGGGGTGGATGGACAAGTCGGGTTTACGGCCTTACGAGTGAggtaatgttttaaaaacgtctACACTAGCTTATAAAAGATAAGGAGTATTAATAACATACATCTGCGTCTTTCGAGTGACACTGCATACTTCGCTTGGTTCCGTAGCTTTTAAAAACAGACCAGTGCATTTTTCACGGATTTAACACTAGTTCACGTTCACTAACCATATAATTAAACCAGAAACATAAATATTTGGGCGAGTCTCACATGTCAAAAGACTCCCTAttgtaaattttaaaaaaatggagcGACGACGAACAAAAGCATTTCAAGGACTTTGGCTGTGCCATTTAATCTTTCATCCAAACAACGGAATTTCTAATCTCGTCGAGTCCCAAAAGTTTCATGGTCAGAAATTAGTACTTTGTAAATGGAACGCGTTACATAGAGATTGATACACGAGAGTTTAAACACACTCCTATAATAAGCTATCTTCCCACTCAAATGTCTAATCTTGTCGAGTCATCATACTCGCAAGAACAAACAAGATTCCTGAAATCTTCATCCCGATTCTCAGGTCACTCCAAGATTTATAGCTTACAACTAAAATCGCCCACTATTCCAGACTAATAACATTAAAAACTACAGGTAATGACAGTTTACGACAACCGCCATTGCTCACACATACAGGGGAGACACCGAAAACTCACAGAGAGACAATCATCCAGGATTCCAGTCTGAGATCTTTGTAGTGGCCCTTGATTGAAAGGGTCCAGCTTAATATGAACCGCAAAAAGGAAAATACCGCTGTCCAGATGGAAACAGTTCAAGAATTTACATATATCTAATACCTCAAAACGCAGCATACAAATCTACAATGTTTCCGTGTTAAAAAAAACATGGGAACAGAAAGTAAGAAAAGTAGACTTACCAGAAGTGCGGCGTTTCAGCTTACGGCTCAGTCTAGTATAGCCAAATTCCATGTACAGCTTCATCTTCATCGGCTAATGAATTATACAGAGATAGTACAAGCCTGCATGTAGTAATTCAATGTTGGTTGCACCAGTATGAGAAGTATTATTCATACAACTCTATATATGCAACTCAAGTTTTCTGCATTAAAATTCCCATTACACTGAGATGGTAACAGTGAATCTCACATTAGATGGTGAAGTAAAAAAATGGACTGCCTGCCATTTGTATTATCTTAGTATAAAGTCGAGGACGTGAACATCTAATATTAGTGTGTGGTCTCTATGCTGGTGAAAAAGAATTGAACAACCCGAAAAAAAAGGAATCATTATAGAGAAATGTAGGATCCTTATGGAAATATGAGAAGCACTAGGCATAGTTTTAAATCTCGAGTTTGATCACAATAGGGATGCCGGCCATCACGGCTTCATCTTGCTAAATGCAGCCATTATCGCCTTAAAATGCAGTATTGTCAAAAACCTTTGAAAAAAGGCCGTGTTTTGGTGTTGCAAGTTGCAACCTTATTTAAAACCCTGACATAATGTGTGAGAATATGAACATGAGGGCTAGGGCATGAAAAGCACCAAAGGTGAACACTGAACAGGGTTGATGTGGTTGATAAGTTGCAGCACTTCACTCTCTGTCGGGGGATGGCTCACGTTCATAATCCTCATGCCCTCATTTTGTCAGATAGAAGTTTCTAACTCATCTCATGCTAGTTTTTCATACTGAAAAGTTAAGTTTCCCTTACCATTCCCCGACACTTAGAATAGGGTTCCATAGCCTCTATTTGCCAAACCACAAAATGAAGGAATATCAAATGTTTTAAGATTTATAATGTA from Silene latifolia isolate original U9 population chromosome 2, ASM4854445v1, whole genome shotgun sequence encodes the following:
- the LOC141632977 gene encoding F-box protein SKIP23-like — its product is MSSSMSKIFQRLKPKTRFCEGGIHLSWPSPPVTPRQHRFPRQVPNIINPSEHPLTLFESTYYLLAPKDRGPERQRQKPWIVRVEEVDPTTWRLLNPLCGISGLFEKTNPPIMGRITSDPSNYLIKELATSYTLVDDHSEEKRLEKKASKVIPSTCMNQSEEVKLLAIDWDKKLYLWQQGDEYWTHILDDDDNRYGFLDIVSCKGKFYAVDQLGRFFEIDPTKSVKEKGFSKIISAPEEDAKYYKRLLTGDSDSDSEYNAEYYKRLLMGDSEYNGRVPLVSAHKKIIGDYYNPLLMGEYNGQVYLVLRSDEENIYTYVLEDGHGREPQKWRLTANLNNNVLFILNEVSFYLQANVLEREFEGNWVCFIDDLTKASNPNDSFGYVGEIAGTAYDSDHNVGLKGLKSLVYPCYYKHFARGGLSEEVKCFYSLSDHEYVSLFFPPPPWIQYYALDDDKTHPCIRFDKCMLEKYEFF